The Nerophis ophidion isolate RoL-2023_Sa linkage group LG09, RoL_Noph_v1.0, whole genome shotgun sequence genome contains a region encoding:
- the rtn4a gene encoding reticulon-4a isoform X7, whose product MDKTCVDSSKAAWRQQVVDLLYWRDVKTTGVVFGAALLLLLSLTVCSIVSVCSYIGLALLSVTICFRIYKGILQAIQKSDEGHPFKQYLGQEVALSQDVVHKYSDLVLERLNKSICDLRRLFLVDDLVDSIKFAVFMWILTYVGAFFNGLTLVILGVVAAFSCPIIYEKHQAQIDHYVALVNKQMKDVVEKIQAKVPGMKRKAE is encoded by the exons TGGTGGACCTCCTCTACTGGCGCGACGTGAAGACCACCGGCGTGGTGTTTGGCGCCgccctgctgctgctgctgtcgcTGACGGTTTGCAGCATCGTGAGCGTGTGCTCCTACATCGGCCTGGCGCTGCTCTCCGTCACCATCTGCTTCAGGATATACAAGGGCATCCTGCAGGCCATTCAGAAGTCTGACGAGGGACACCCATTCAA GCAGTACCTGGGCCAGGAGGTGGCGCTGTCCCAGGATGTGGTCCACAAGTACAGCGACCTGGTTCTGGAGAGGCTCAACAAGAGCATCTGCGATCTGAGGCGTCTCTTCCTGGTGGACGACCTGGTGGACTCCATCAAG TTTGCAGTGTTCATGTGGATCCTGACCTACGTGGGCGCCTTCTTCAACGGACTCACGCTGGTCATCCTGG GTGTGGTCGCCGCCTTCAGCTGTCCCATCATCTACGAGAAGCACCAG GCTCAGATCGACCACTACGTGGCGCTGGTCAACAAGCAGATGAAAGACGTGGTGGAAAA GATCCAGGCCAAAGTCCCTGGAATGAAGCGCAAAGCCGAGTGA
- the rtn4a gene encoding reticulon-4a isoform X6 yields the protein MSCARVRSGPQRGPRCACARSSSACSCFKMDAKQVVDLLYWRDVKTTGVVFGAALLLLLSLTVCSIVSVCSYIGLALLSVTICFRIYKGILQAIQKSDEGHPFKQYLGQEVALSQDVVHKYSDLVLERLNKSICDLRRLFLVDDLVDSIKFAVFMWILTYVGAFFNGLTLVILGVVAAFSCPIIYEKHQAQIDHYVALVNKQMKDVVEKIQAKVPGMKRKAE from the exons ATGTCGTGCGCGCGCGTGCGCTCTGGTCCACAGAGAGGGCCGAGGTGCGCATGCGCGCGGTCGTCCTCAGCGTGCAGCTGCTTCAAGATGGACGCCAAACAGG TGGTGGACCTCCTCTACTGGCGCGACGTGAAGACCACCGGCGTGGTGTTTGGCGCCgccctgctgctgctgctgtcgcTGACGGTTTGCAGCATCGTGAGCGTGTGCTCCTACATCGGCCTGGCGCTGCTCTCCGTCACCATCTGCTTCAGGATATACAAGGGCATCCTGCAGGCCATTCAGAAGTCTGACGAGGGACACCCATTCAA GCAGTACCTGGGCCAGGAGGTGGCGCTGTCCCAGGATGTGGTCCACAAGTACAGCGACCTGGTTCTGGAGAGGCTCAACAAGAGCATCTGCGATCTGAGGCGTCTCTTCCTGGTGGACGACCTGGTGGACTCCATCAAG TTTGCAGTGTTCATGTGGATCCTGACCTACGTGGGCGCCTTCTTCAACGGACTCACGCTGGTCATCCTGG GTGTGGTCGCCGCCTTCAGCTGTCCCATCATCTACGAGAAGCACCAG GCTCAGATCGACCACTACGTGGCGCTGGTCAACAAGCAGATGAAAGACGTGGTGGAAAA GATCCAGGCCAAAGTCCCTGGAATGAAGCGCAAAGCCGAGTGA